The sequence below is a genomic window from Micromonospora aurantiaca ATCC 27029.
AGCACGTCCCGGGACAGCTTGGCGGTGAACGTGAGCACCAGCCCGAACGCCAGCCCGGCCAGGACCCCGAACGCCGGCCCGGCGAGCAACCCCGCGCTCAGTCCGGCGCCGAGACCGGTGACGAGCACCGTCGTGACCGCGTACAGGTCCCAGGAGGTGAACGACGCCAGGTGCCACCACACCAGATCGCGGCTGCCCGCCCGGTTCATCAGGTGGGCGAGGTGACCGAGCCAGCGCGCCGCCTGCGCAGCCGTGTAGCGCGGCTCCGGCACGCCGGGCTGGACGGCGTACGCCGCGGGAAGCACCCGGTCGAGCAGGGCGTCCTCCACCGCCTCCCGGCTGTGGTAGCTGTCGAGCAGCTCCGCGGCATCGTCGTCGGTGGTCACCGTGTCCCGGAACAGGCTCAGCATCAGCGGGCTGCGCAGCGCCTGCGCGACGGGACTCTCAGGCCGGTCGCGCACCTCGTCCACCAGCCGCTGCCACCCCGGCGGCAACGGCTGGGTCCGGCTCCGGGTGACGTACGCGGCGATGTCCGCGCCGGTCAGCGGCTCCAGCTCCAGGGCGGCGGCGCCGGAGAGGTGCCGGGCGGCGGCCACCGCCTCCACCAGCTCGCGGCTGCGGGTCGTCACCACCAGCCGGAACGTGGTCTGGACGTCGAGCGCGCGCAGGGCGACCGGTCGCAGGTCCGGCGGCAGTTCGTCCAGCCCGTCCAGGAAGAGCGCCACGTGCCCGCCCGTGACGAGCCGGCGGGCCGGTTCGAGCCCGCCGAGGACATCGTGATCGGCGGCCAGCCGGGCGGCCAGCCAGTCGGCGACCGGTTGCCGGCGCGGATCCCAGCCGGACACGGTCAGCAGCACCGGCACGGGTACCCGTGCGCGTTCCTGCTCCGGCAGGCGCTGCCGGTGCTCCAGCGCGTCGATCAGCAGCAGGACGACCGCTGCCGACTTGCCCGCCCCGGGCCGGCCGAGCAGCAGCAGGCGGCCGGAGCCCAGGCCCGCGTACACCCGGAACAGGTCGTGCAGGTCGCCGTGGGCGAGGTCGGCCGCCCGCACCGGCGGGACGGCCGGCAGGGGCGGGAACCGGACCAGGTCGCCCTCGGTCGCGGCGGCGTCCACCGGCCCGGTGACCGGCCGGTCCGACCACCGCCAGTGGACCCGGATCGGAACCGGCGCCCACAGCCCGCGCTCGGTCGCCGCGCGGCTCCACTGCGCGAGGACGGCGGCGGCCAGCTCGTCGGCCGCCCGCTGCGCCTCGGGGCCGGGGCGGCGTGCGCCCCGGTGGTTGCACCGCCACAGCCAGCCCAGGATCGGGCCGCCGGCCGCCAGGACGGCGAGGACCGACTGCAGCAGGGTGAGCTGCCGGTCGGTGGCGTTCGGCAGCCAGGCGACCGATGCGCCGAGCCCGGCCGCGACGAGCATCGCCAGCACCGACCAGACCCCCCGCCGCATCCCGGTAGTGTGCCAGGCGGCCGGCTGTCCACACAGGCCCGTCCGCCGAGCCGGGAGTGGTCCGGCCCTATGCTCCTGGCCATGCCCCAGGTGAGTGCGAGCCGCTGGTTCGGGCCGGCCGGTTCCCCGGCCGGCGACGCCCAGGTGTTCGTCTTCCCGTACGCCGGCGGCGTCGCCGCCTCCTTCGCGCAGTGGCAGGAACTGGCCGCGCCGGAGCTGTCGGTGCAGGTCGCGCTGATGCCGGGCCGGGGCGCCCGGCTGCACGAGCCACCCGTGGACGACCTCGCGGAGCTGGTGGACGCGCTGGCGACAGCCGTCGCCGAGCGGGCGTCCGGGCCGTTCCTGCTGTTCGGCCACAGCCTGGGGGCGCTCGTGGCGTTCGAGGTGACGCGGGAGCTGCGCCGCCGGGGCGCGCCCGCGCCGCTGGCGTTGCTGGTCGGCGGCGCGGAGGCGCCGCAGACCCGGCTGGTGCGGCGGCGCGTGCACGACCTCGACGACGCCGGTCTGATCGAGGCGTTGCGCGACTTCGGGGCCACGCCGGCCGCGCTGCTGGCCGACCGCGACCTGATGGAGCTGATCCTGCCCGGGGTACGCGCCGACTTCGCGCTGTCCGAGCGGTACGCCTACCGTCCGGAGCCGCCGCTGGAGGTGCCGGTGCACGTGCTGCTCGGCGACGGGGACGAGCACGTGGACCGGGACCGGGCCGCGGGGTGGGCCCGGGAATGTGTCACCGAACCGCGATGCCACGTGTTTCCCGGCGGGCATTTCTTCCTTACCGACCATCTGCCGGAAATCATCGACCTAATGCGACACATCGTCGCCAGTCACACCCCTGTGGCGGAATAGGCGACAAAGAACGGGTAAGGACTCGTACCCGTACCGGACCTTCCACAATGTCCGGTATTCGACCTGGTGAACGGCCGAGAAGCGGTGTTAAAGTTCGCCATCCGTTCGCCGAAGGGACGTCGCTGACGAGGCGGCATACTGTCGCGTGCGCCGAGGTGTTCATGAGCCGGCCGTACCTTCCGTCCCTGGTCCTGCGCGATTACCTGCACACCGTGGCGACCCTCCACCCGCAACTGCGCGAGCTGCTCGACTTTGGCCGCCCCGGCGCGGACGAGGCCCTCGCGGAACTGGCCGGCACGGTCAGCGAGTTCGACACCGACTCCACCGGCCGGGGCGATTCCTATCGCCGGGCGCAGCGGGACACGCTCGTCCGCTGGACCGGCATGCGGCGGCTGCTGGACCTCGCCACCCCGGACGCCGCCGCCCCGGTCACGCTCATCCTCGACGTGCTCGGCGGCGACGGCACAGTGGCCCGCGCCGCGAGCAGCCAGTCCGCCTGCTTCGAGTCCAAACTGGCGTTCATCACCGGCGACCTGTCCGGCCACATGGTCGACAAGGCGCTGGCCCACGGCCTGCCCGCCGTCCGCCAGGCCGCGCACTTCCTGTTCCTGCGCGACGCCGGCGTGGACGCGGTGCTGCTGGCGTACGGCACGCACCACATCCCGGCGGCCCGGCGGCCGCAGGCGGTCGCGGAGGCGGCCCGGGTGGTCCGCCCCGGCGGCCGGATCGTGCTGCACGACTTCGACGAGTCCAGCCCGATGGCCGGGTTCTTCGGCGAGGTGGTGCACCCGCACGCCGCCGGCGGCCACGACTACCGGCACTTCAGCCGCGCCGAGCTGACCGGCCTGTTCACCGGGGCCGGGCTGCCGGTACGCGTCGTCGACCTGTACGACCCGCTGATCGTGCGCGCCGACAGCGCCGAGTCCGCCTCCGCGGGCATGCGCGACTACGTCGGCGACATGTACGGCGTGCGCGACTACTTCGCGACGCTCACCGACGACGAGGTGTGGGGGCTGCTGACCCGCCACTTCGACCACACCGGCTACCTGGCCGGAATCGGCCGCGACGACGTGCCGGCCCGTCCGCTGGTCTACCGGGCCGACGGGCAGTTCGTGGCCGAGGTGCCCCGGATGGCGATCGTCGCGGTCGCGACGAGGACGCAGGTAGCGCCGTGACCGGCCCGCGCTACCTGACCGACCTGGTGCACCGGCCCGCCGGCGCCGGCGGCGACCGGCCCGCGATCGTCGGCCCGGACGGCGAGCTGAGCTACACCGCGTTGTGGGAGCGGGTCGGCGCGACGGCCGAGCTGCTGCGCCGCGCCCGCGTGCGGCCGGGTGACCTGGTGGGCCTGTACCTGCACCGGTCCGCCGACTACGTCACGTCGTTGCTGGCGACGCTCGCGGTGGGCGCGGTGGCGGTCCCGATCGACCCCGAGCTGCCCTCCGGCCGGGCCGAGCAGATGCTCGCGGCGGCCGCGCCCCGGCTCGTCCTGTACGCCGACCGTCCGCCCGCCGTCGCCGCGCCCGCGTCCACCGGGTGGCGGGACGTGCGTACCGCGCGGGCCGGGTCGCCGGCCGACCTGACCGATCGCACCGGCTGGCTGCCGCCGGGTGAGCACGCCGCGCTGGTGCTGTTCACCTCCGGCTCCACCGGCCGGCCGAAGGGTGTCGTGCTGCACCACGCCGGGCTGGTCAACCGGCTGGCCTGGGGCCACGACTGGTTCGGATTCACCGCCGACGACCGGGTGCTGCACAAGGCGTCGATCGGGTTCGACGCGTCGGTGCACGAGATCCTCTCGCCGCTGATCGCGGGCGGCGCCGTGGTCGTCGCCGGGCCGGGCCTGCAGTTCGACAGTCTCGGGCTGGTCCGGCTGATCCAGCGGGAGGCGGTCACCACCGCGCACTTCGTACCGACCATGTTGCGGCACGTGCTCGACGAGCCGGAGTTCGCCGGCTGCGTCACGCTGCGGCGGGTGCTGTGCGGCGGCGAGGCGCTGGACATGCGGCTGGTCCGGCGGCTGCGCGAGCTGCTGCCGTGCGGGCTGTTCAACGGGTACGGCCCGAGCGAGACCTCGATCAACGTGTCCTACTGGGACTGCGCCGAGCCGTACGCGGGCAGCATCGCCCCGATCGGCCGGATCATCGACGGCGTCACCGCCCACGTGCTCGACGACGACCTGCGCCCGGTGCCCGAGGGCGGGACCGGCGAGCTGTGGATCGGCGGGGTCGCGGTCGGGCTCGGCTACCTGCGCGACGACGAGCGGACGGCGGAGCGCTTCCGTCCCGATCCGGCGCGGCCGGGCGCGCGGCTCTACCGCACCGGTGACCTGGTGCGGGTCGCGCCGCAGGGCTTCCTGGAGTTCCGCGGCCGGGCCGACGACCAGGTCAAGATCCGGGGGGTCCGGGTGGAGCCGGGCGAGGTGGCAGCCGTACTGCGCGAGCATCCGGCCGTGCACGACGCGGTGGTGGTGACAGTCCCCGACGCCGAGGACGGCCCACGCCTGGTCGGCTACGTGGTGCCGCAGCCCCGGCAGGCCCCGGCGGCCGGCGGGTTGCCGCGGTTCCCGCTTCCGAACGGCATGGCGGTCACGGCGGCGTCGCCGGACGAGGCGGTCTTCCTCTACCGGCAGATCTTCGACCAGGCCGAGTACGCCCGTTTCGGCGTCCGCGTCGGCGACGGCGCCGTGGTCCTCGACGTCGGCGCCAACATCGGGCTGTTCTCGCTCTGGGCGTCCCGGCAGGCGCGCGACGTGCGGCTCGTAGCGGTCGAGCCGAACCCGGACACGCTGCCGTACCTGCGCGCCAACCTCGGCCTCTACGCCGGGTCCGCGTCGGTCGTCGAGGCCGCCGTGACCGACGCGGCGGGCACCGCCGAGCTGACCTCGTTCCCCGAGCTGAGCTACCTGTCCGGCCTCGGCGCCGACCGGGCCGGCGCCGCCTCCGACCTGGTCCGGTCGCACTACCGCCACGGCGGCGGCGACGCCGACGAGACCGAACAGGCAGCGCTCCTCGCGGACGCCCGCCGCCGCCTCGCCCCGGTGGCGCACGTGGTGCCGACTGTGACGCTGTCGGACCTGCTGGACCGCTTCGGGCTGGACCGCGTCGACTTGCTGAAGATCAACACCGAGGGCGCCGAGCTGAGCGTGCTGCGCGGGCTGCGCCCCGAGCACTGGCCCCGCATCCGCCAGGTCTGCCTGGAGGTCGAGCGCAGCAGCGTGACCACCCCGCGGGTGCGCGAGCTGCTGTGCGCTGCCGGGTTCGAGGTGCACGACATCGGCGACTGGAACGTCGGCGCGGACGCCGACGTCAGCTACGTCTACGCCGTACGGTCGCAGGACCCGCCGCCCGCGGCGACGCCCCGGGACGAGCCCGCCGACCACCTGCTGACCACCGGGCTGCTCCAGGGCTACCTGGCCTCGGCGCTGCCGCCCGCGATGCGCCCGGACCAGATCGTCCTGGTCGACCGGCTGCCCCGCCTGCCCAACGGCAAGGTCGCGCGGCTGGAGCTGCCACCGCCGCCGCCCCGGCCCACCGGGCCAGCGGCGGAACCCGGCGGCGGCGCCCTCACCGACCGGTTGCGCGAGGCGTGGCGGGCCACGCTCGGCGTCGACGCGGTGCACGACGACGACACGTTCGTCGCGCTCGGCGGGCACTCGCTGACCGCGCTGCGGATGGCGCTGCGGGTACGGGAGATGGCCGGGCTGGAGGTGTCCCCGGCGAGCTGCCTGCGCGCCGGGTCGTTCGCCGACTGGGTCGACCGGGTCACGGAGGCGGGACGCGATGTCAGCCCGGTCCGCTGACGCGCGGCACGTCGTCGTGGTGGGCGCCGGCCGGCTGGCCCGCTCGCTGTGCCACGCCCTGGCCGCGACGCCCACCCCGGCGCCGCTGCGCGTGACGGTCCTGGCCCGCGACCCGGACGCGGCCCACGCGCTCGCCCGCGCCGCGCGGGTGCGCGCCACAGTCGCCGGAACCCCCGTCGCCGTTACCGCCCGGCCGTTCACCGCCGAACCCGGCACCGACCCGGGGGAGGGGTACGCCGCCGACGCCGCCTCGATGGCCCGGCTCCGGCCCGACGTGCTGGTCTGCGCCGCGTCCGCGCAGTCGCCGTACGAGCGGGCGGCGGCGCCGTCGGCCTGGACGGACCTGATCGCCGCGGCCGGCTTCGGGGTGACGCTGGCGTTGCAGGCCGAACTGGTGTCCCGGCTGGCCGCCGCGCTGGCCGGCGGCGCGCCCGGCGCCACGCTCGTCAACGGCGCGTTCCCGGACGCGGTCAACCCGCTGCTCGCCGCGCTGGACCTGCCGGTGCGCTGCGGCATCGGCAACGTGGCGACGCTCGCCGCGTGCCTGGACGCCGCGCTCGGCCGTCCCGGCCAGCGCCGCCTGGCGGTGCTCGGCCACCACGCCCACCTCGCCGCGCCCGGCCCGGACGACGAGGACACCGCCGAGGTACGCGCCTGGCTGGACGGCCGGCCCGTCCCGGACGTCACCGGGCTGCTCGCCGGGTACCGCGCGCTTCCCCGGCCGGAGCTGAACGCGCTCGCCGGGCACGCCGGGGCCGCCCTGGTGGTTGCGCTCGCCGCCGGTGACGAGGTGACGGCGAGCCTGCCCGGCCCGCTGGGACTGCCGGGCGGCTATCCGGTCCGGCTCACCGGCGGCCGGACCGAGCTGCGGCTGCCGGCCGAGCTGCCGGTGGCGCAGGCGGTCGCCTGGAACACCGCCGCCGGGCGCCGCGACGGCGTCGAGGTCGGCGGCGGCCACGTCCGCTACCCGGAGCGCGCCCGGGCCGCGCTGGCGGCGTACCGGCCCGACCTGGCCGGCGGCTGGCACGCGAGCGAGCTGCCCGAGATCGCCTGCCGGTTCACCGCCCTGCGTGACCATCTGCGAACGGTGCCGCCGGCGCCGGCCCGGAGTGTGTTGGAGGAAGCCCGATGACCGTGACCACCCCGGCCACCCGCAACATGATCACCGACTACTACGACG
It includes:
- a CDS encoding thioesterase II family protein; this translates as MPQVSASRWFGPAGSPAGDAQVFVFPYAGGVAASFAQWQELAAPELSVQVALMPGRGARLHEPPVDDLAELVDALATAVAERASGPFLLFGHSLGALVAFEVTRELRRRGAPAPLALLVGGAEAPQTRLVRRRVHDLDDAGLIEALRDFGATPAALLADRDLMELILPGVRADFALSERYAYRPEPPLEVPVHVLLGDGDEHVDRDRAAGWARECVTEPRCHVFPGGHFFLTDHLPEIIDLMRHIVASHTPVAE
- a CDS encoding class I SAM-dependent methyltransferase, which gives rise to MSRPYLPSLVLRDYLHTVATLHPQLRELLDFGRPGADEALAELAGTVSEFDTDSTGRGDSYRRAQRDTLVRWTGMRRLLDLATPDAAAPVTLILDVLGGDGTVARAASSQSACFESKLAFITGDLSGHMVDKALAHGLPAVRQAAHFLFLRDAGVDAVLLAYGTHHIPAARRPQAVAEAARVVRPGGRIVLHDFDESSPMAGFFGEVVHPHAAGGHDYRHFSRAELTGLFTGAGLPVRVVDLYDPLIVRADSAESASAGMRDYVGDMYGVRDYFATLTDDEVWGLLTRHFDHTGYLAGIGRDDVPARPLVYRADGQFVAEVPRMAIVAVATRTQVAP
- a CDS encoding amino acid adenylation domain-containing protein translates to MTGPRYLTDLVHRPAGAGGDRPAIVGPDGELSYTALWERVGATAELLRRARVRPGDLVGLYLHRSADYVTSLLATLAVGAVAVPIDPELPSGRAEQMLAAAAPRLVLYADRPPAVAAPASTGWRDVRTARAGSPADLTDRTGWLPPGEHAALVLFTSGSTGRPKGVVLHHAGLVNRLAWGHDWFGFTADDRVLHKASIGFDASVHEILSPLIAGGAVVVAGPGLQFDSLGLVRLIQREAVTTAHFVPTMLRHVLDEPEFAGCVTLRRVLCGGEALDMRLVRRLRELLPCGLFNGYGPSETSINVSYWDCAEPYAGSIAPIGRIIDGVTAHVLDDDLRPVPEGGTGELWIGGVAVGLGYLRDDERTAERFRPDPARPGARLYRTGDLVRVAPQGFLEFRGRADDQVKIRGVRVEPGEVAAVLREHPAVHDAVVVTVPDAEDGPRLVGYVVPQPRQAPAAGGLPRFPLPNGMAVTAASPDEAVFLYRQIFDQAEYARFGVRVGDGAVVLDVGANIGLFSLWASRQARDVRLVAVEPNPDTLPYLRANLGLYAGSASVVEAAVTDAAGTAELTSFPELSYLSGLGADRAGAASDLVRSHYRHGGGDADETEQAALLADARRRLAPVAHVVPTVTLSDLLDRFGLDRVDLLKINTEGAELSVLRGLRPEHWPRIRQVCLEVERSSVTTPRVRELLCAAGFEVHDIGDWNVGADADVSYVYAVRSQDPPPAATPRDEPADHLLTTGLLQGYLASALPPAMRPDQIVLVDRLPRLPNGKVARLELPPPPPRPTGPAAEPGGGALTDRLREAWRATLGVDAVHDDDTFVALGGHSLTALRMALRVREMAGLEVSPASCLRAGSFADWVDRVTEAGRDVSPVR